The Herbaspirillum sp. RTI4 genome has a segment encoding these proteins:
- a CDS encoding antibiotic biosynthesis monooxygenase family protein: MILEVADIRIQTGRQAEFDLAITAAAATTIAKATGYISHQIHKGIESPERYLLTVQWATLENHTVDFRESAPFAEWRRLVGPFFASPPAVEHFSLLNA, encoded by the coding sequence ATGATCCTCGAAGTCGCAGACATCCGCATCCAGACCGGCCGCCAAGCCGAATTCGACCTGGCGATCACCGCCGCCGCCGCGACGACCATCGCCAAAGCGACCGGCTATATCAGCCATCAGATCCACAAAGGCATCGAGTCGCCAGAGCGTTACCTGCTGACCGTGCAATGGGCCACACTGGAAAACCACACCGTCGATTTCCGTGAATCGGCCCCATTTGCAGAATGGCGCCGCCTCGTCGGTCCGTTTTTCGCCTCACCTCCCGCAGTGGAACATTTTTCGCTGCTTAACGCCTAA
- a CDS encoding DUF1993 domain-containing protein: MSISTYTASVPVFKQLLLALKDVLAKAEAHAIAKNIEPAALLQARLFPDMFHLTRQVQIAADFAKSVTARLTGAEVPSYTDEEQSFADLQARLDKTIAFLDTLTAQQFEGGEALEIVLRPGTPKEKKLSGAVYLTQYGLPQFLFHVTTAYDILRHNGVEIGKRDFMGAY; the protein is encoded by the coding sequence ATGAGCATTTCTACCTATACCGCTTCCGTTCCCGTCTTCAAGCAACTGCTGCTGGCACTGAAAGACGTCCTGGCCAAAGCCGAAGCGCACGCCATCGCCAAAAACATCGAACCGGCGGCCTTGCTGCAAGCCCGCCTGTTTCCCGACATGTTCCACCTGACCCGTCAGGTGCAGATCGCCGCCGATTTCGCCAAAAGCGTTACCGCCCGGCTGACCGGCGCGGAAGTGCCGTCCTATACCGACGAAGAACAAAGTTTCGCCGACCTGCAAGCGCGTCTGGACAAAACCATCGCCTTCCTCGACACGCTCACCGCCCAACAGTTTGAAGGCGGCGAAGCACTGGAAATCGTATTGCGCCCCGGCACACCGAAAGAGAAAAAACTCAGCGGCGCGGTCTACCTGACGCAATATGGCCTGCCGCAATTCCTGTTCCACGTCACCACCGCTTACGACATCCTGCGCCATAACGGCGTCGAGATTGGCAAACGCGACTTCATGGGCGCGTACTAA
- a CDS encoding serine hydrolase domain-containing protein encodes MVDLKIAALITLCAALAGCGSLSTVGLDSGNLTAAKRLDGNNLQQKVDFLAQPLIDGGQVPGMVVGVLLPDRSRQFFGYGVADKTSGIKPDGDTLFAVGSLSKLFLGAITAKLVDDGVLSWDETLRTLLPATTPLSPDAEKITVLQLATHTSGLPRQPMTFAMLSPFVRYLFTGENFYRHLDRDYAMAYLAGFEADTSGVPHYSNIGYGLLGYILELRTGSSLGMLLQQKIIAPLGLKCTGYAPVALPCYSSRAHGYSGDQPKFIRRGEAVPDWEFTPFMQGAGAIYSNARDILSFAAAHVWDTDLPLNAVMADDMRVRFPRVKEAAAISWVVDEVEGEPIAYQIGVVAGYTAYVGIDIGHKTAVVVLKNSFEWDNRIGHQLLLSLRRQAR; translated from the coding sequence ATGGTTGATTTGAAAATTGCAGCCCTTATCACCCTGTGCGCTGCCTTGGCAGGCTGTGGGAGCCTGAGTACCGTGGGACTTGATTCCGGCAATCTGACGGCGGCAAAGCGTCTGGACGGGAACAACCTGCAACAAAAAGTGGATTTTCTTGCGCAGCCCTTGATTGATGGAGGGCAGGTGCCCGGGATGGTGGTCGGCGTGCTGTTGCCGGACAGGAGTAGGCAATTTTTCGGCTATGGCGTTGCCGATAAAACGAGCGGCATCAAACCAGACGGCGATACCTTGTTCGCCGTCGGTTCTTTGAGCAAGTTATTTTTGGGTGCAATCACGGCAAAACTCGTTGATGACGGCGTATTGTCGTGGGATGAGACGCTGCGTACTTTGCTGCCGGCGACTACGCCACTGAGTCCTGATGCTGAAAAAATAACGGTGCTGCAACTGGCAACGCATACTTCGGGATTGCCACGGCAACCCATGACGTTCGCCATGTTGTCCCCTTTCGTCAGGTATTTGTTCACCGGTGAAAATTTTTATCGTCACTTGGATCGTGATTACGCCATGGCTTATCTGGCCGGTTTTGAGGCGGATACATCGGGAGTTCCGCACTATTCCAATATCGGTTACGGACTGCTCGGCTACATCTTGGAGCTGCGGACAGGTTCATCTCTCGGGATGCTGTTGCAGCAAAAAATAATCGCTCCGCTGGGGCTGAAATGCACGGGATATGCGCCGGTGGCGTTGCCTTGCTATTCATCGCGTGCGCATGGTTATTCAGGGGATCAGCCTAAATTTATTCGTCGCGGCGAGGCGGTACCGGACTGGGAATTCACGCCGTTCATGCAAGGGGCAGGGGCTATTTATTCAAACGCACGGGATATATTGTCGTTCGCCGCCGCGCATGTCTGGGATACTGACCTTCCATTGAATGCCGTTATGGCTGATGATATGCGAGTACGTTTTCCACGGGTCAAGGAAGCCGCCGCCATTTCGTGGGTAGTTGATGAGGTGGAGGGTGAGCCGATTGCTTACCAGATTGGCGTTGTTGCCGGATACACCGCTTATGTGGGCATCGATATCGGCCATAAGACGGCGGTCGTTGTTCTCAAAAATAGCTTTGAATGGGATAACCGGATCGGTCATCAATTGCTACTGAGCTTAAGGCGGCAAGCGCGTTAA
- the ugpQ gene encoding glycerophosphodiester phosphodiesterase has translation MWPYPRVIAHRGGGTLAPENTLAGFLCGMEHGYRAVEFDVMLTADEVPVLMHDARFGRTVAGSGEVAAHSAQELLAMDAGSWVAARFTGVTVPSLEQALSFCQENGIWMNVEIKPSAPAVAARTGAMAASVVAARFAAHIGGDPAALPLLSSFAEEALAAAREAAPGIPRALLVDAIPADWRERLVRLDAVALHVNQARLTAPLAAEIKGAGYGLFCYTVNDVARADEILSWGVDGFCTDRIDVIGSDFADSAAMRIGN, from the coding sequence ATGTGGCCTTATCCAAGAGTGATTGCGCATCGCGGTGGTGGAACCCTGGCTCCCGAGAACACGCTTGCCGGCTTTCTTTGCGGCATGGAGCATGGCTATCGGGCGGTGGAGTTCGATGTGATGCTGACTGCCGACGAGGTTCCGGTGCTGATGCATGATGCCCGTTTCGGCCGTACGGTTGCCGGTAGCGGCGAGGTGGCCGCCCACAGCGCGCAAGAATTGCTGGCGATGGATGCCGGAAGCTGGGTGGCAGCGCGTTTTACCGGTGTCACCGTCCCGAGTCTGGAGCAGGCATTGTCATTCTGCCAAGAGAACGGTATCTGGATGAATGTCGAGATTAAACCTTCTGCACCGGCGGTGGCGGCGCGAACGGGCGCTATGGCAGCCAGCGTGGTGGCAGCCAGGTTTGCCGCGCACATCGGTGGCGACCCTGCGGCGCTGCCTTTACTGTCCTCGTTTGCAGAGGAAGCGCTGGCGGCGGCCAGAGAGGCCGCACCCGGTATCCCGCGCGCCTTGCTGGTTGACGCTATTCCCGCTGACTGGCGCGAGCGTCTGGTGCGGCTGGATGCGGTGGCTCTGCATGTCAACCAGGCCCGGCTGACTGCGCCACTGGCAGCGGAAATCAAAGGCGCGGGTTATGGCCTGTTTTGCTATACCGTCAATGATGTCGCTCGGGCCGATGAGATTCTGTCCTGGGGGGTTGACGGTTTTTGTACCGATCGTATTGATGTGATCGGTTCGGATTTTGCCGATTCAGCAGCAATGCGGATCGGTAACTGA
- the sbcB gene encoding exodeoxyribonuclease I, whose product MSSHTFLWHDYETFGLDTRRDRPAQFAGIRTDAELNEIGEPVMLYCQPAADFLPDPQSCLITGITPQLCLERGIPENQFAARIEQELAAPGTIGVGYNTIRFDDEVTRFMFWRNLIDPYGREWQNQCGRWDLMDVVRTAFALRPEGIEWPVKADGKPSFRLEDLSKANGLLHEAAHDALSDVRATIALARLIRQKQPRLFDFCLSLHKKDKAADEIGLPGPQQGRPFLHISGMFPASQGCMALLWPLATHPTNKNEIIAWDLASDPSELWTLDAGTLRTRMFSKADALPAGVTRLPIKTVHLNKSPVVINNLKILSADMAQRWGMDLESALAHAAIAATAPDMAAIWEEVFHRPAETGAVDVDNDLYGGFIGNRDRRQLQQLRTLKAPQLATTHPDFDDARLEELLFRYRARNFSETLSAEELQRWEQYRVDKLFDGIGGARTIDQLLEAIDTLSAEADERSERILGELYDYAETIAPPPA is encoded by the coding sequence ATGTCCTCCCACACCTTTCTCTGGCACGATTACGAAACCTTTGGCCTCGATACGCGGCGCGACCGGCCTGCGCAATTCGCCGGCATCCGCACCGACGCCGAACTCAATGAAATCGGCGAACCGGTCATGCTGTATTGTCAACCCGCCGCCGACTTCCTGCCCGATCCGCAATCCTGCCTCATCACCGGCATCACGCCGCAACTCTGCCTGGAACGCGGCATCCCGGAAAACCAGTTTGCCGCCCGTATCGAACAGGAACTGGCCGCGCCCGGCACTATCGGCGTCGGCTACAACACCATCCGCTTCGATGACGAAGTCACCCGCTTCATGTTCTGGCGCAACCTGATCGACCCCTATGGCCGCGAATGGCAAAACCAGTGCGGCCGCTGGGACCTGATGGACGTCGTACGCACCGCCTTTGCCCTGCGTCCCGAAGGCATAGAATGGCCGGTCAAAGCCGACGGCAAACCCAGTTTCCGGCTGGAAGACCTGAGCAAAGCCAACGGCCTGCTGCACGAAGCCGCGCACGATGCGTTATCGGATGTGCGCGCCACCATCGCTCTGGCGCGCCTGATCCGCCAAAAGCAACCGCGTCTGTTCGATTTTTGCCTGAGTCTGCATAAAAAAGACAAGGCCGCCGACGAAATCGGCCTGCCCGGCCCCCAACAAGGACGACCTTTCCTGCACATCTCGGGCATGTTCCCGGCCAGTCAGGGTTGCATGGCACTGCTGTGGCCGCTGGCGACCCACCCCACCAACAAAAATGAAATCATCGCCTGGGATCTGGCCAGCGATCCCAGCGAACTCTGGACGCTCGATGCCGGCACCCTCCGCACCCGCATGTTCAGCAAAGCAGACGCGCTGCCGGCCGGCGTCACACGTCTGCCGATCAAAACCGTCCATCTGAACAAATCGCCGGTCGTCATCAACAACCTGAAAATCCTCAGCGCTGACATGGCACAACGCTGGGGCATGGATCTGGAAAGTGCGCTCGCTCATGCCGCCATCGCCGCCACCGCTCCCGACATGGCCGCGATCTGGGAGGAAGTCTTCCACCGCCCGGCAGAAACCGGCGCAGTCGATGTCGACAACGACCTCTACGGCGGCTTCATCGGCAACCGCGATCGCCGTCAGTTACAGCAATTACGCACACTGAAAGCGCCGCAACTGGCGACGACCCACCCCGACTTCGATGACGCCCGCCTGGAAGAATTGCTGTTCCGCTACCGCGCCCGTAATTTCTCCGAGACCCTCAGCGCAGAAGAACTCCAGCGATGGGAGCAATACCGGGTCGACAAACTATTCGACGGCATCGGTGGCGCCCGCACCATCGATCAGCTGCTGGAAGCCATCGACACCCTCAGCGCCGAGGCCGACGAACGCAGCGA
- a CDS encoding NUDIX domain-containing protein, whose translation MSDFKFCPHCAAPLIWRADIGEGGKQRLACPDAHWTHWDNPLPVLAALVEIDGRILLARNAAWAEGKFALITGFMERDETPEQGIAREIKEETNLDAQEISLIGVYEFMRKNELIIAYHVKATGEIRLSEELLEYRLVPPAELLPWRAGTGYAVADWMRAHGLDVEFVDTPGAPRENVVT comes from the coding sequence ATGAGCGACTTTAAATTTTGCCCTCACTGTGCCGCGCCGCTGATATGGCGGGCTGATATCGGGGAGGGTGGCAAACAGCGGCTGGCTTGCCCCGACGCGCACTGGACGCACTGGGATAATCCCTTGCCGGTTCTGGCGGCGCTGGTGGAAATCGACGGCCGCATTCTGCTGGCGCGCAATGCGGCATGGGCGGAAGGAAAATTTGCCTTGATTACCGGTTTCATGGAGCGCGATGAAACGCCTGAACAAGGAATCGCCCGTGAAATCAAGGAAGAAACCAATCTGGATGCGCAGGAAATCAGCCTGATCGGCGTCTATGAATTCATGCGCAAGAATGAATTGATCATTGCTTATCACGTAAAAGCTACTGGCGAGATTCGTCTTTCCGAGGAGCTGCTGGAATACCGGCTAGTGCCTCCTGCCGAGTTACTTCCCTGGCGCGCAGGCACGGGTTACGCGGTCGCGGACTGGATGCGGGCGCATGGCCTCGACGTGGAATTTGTGGATACCCCCGGCGCACCACGCGAGAACGTAGTCACATAA
- a CDS encoding EexN family lipoprotein, producing MRILNTLAKPMALLVVIVTLLVGCEANKRSYNYYKTHIDEAKSFSDQCTLNGTSGMTTEQVSSCNAARAAYDNRSFK from the coding sequence ATGCGAATTTTAAATACATTGGCAAAACCAATGGCGTTACTTGTCGTTATTGTGACTTTGCTGGTCGGGTGCGAAGCGAACAAGAGATCTTACAATTACTATAAAACGCACATAGATGAGGCCAAATCGTTCTCCGATCAGTGCACTCTGAACGGCACATCAGGGATGACCACGGAGCAGGTATCGAGCTGCAATGCGGCGCGTGCAGCTTACGATAATCGCAGTTTCAAATAA
- the alaS gene encoding alanine--tRNA ligase: MNSADIRDKFLKFFESKGHTIVRSSSLVPGNDPTLLFTNSGMVQFKDVFLGTDQRNYVRATSVQRCLRAGGKHNDLENVGYTARHHTFFEMLGNWSFGDYFKRESLKWAWELLTVVYGLPADKLWATVYETDDEAYDIWVNEIGLPKERVVRIGDNKGAPYASDNFWQMAETGPCGPCSEIFYDHGADVWGGPPGSPDADGDRYIEIWNNVFMQFDRQIDPATGEAVLSPLPAPCVDTGMGLERLAAILQHVHSNYEIDLFQRLIQAAARETGITDLQENSLKVIADHIRATSFLIVDGVIPGNEGRGYVLRRIIRRALRHGHKLGQTRPFFYKLVKDLVVEMGAAYPELTAAAERVEQVLKQEEERFGETLEHGMKILEVALTKTPGKLDGDTAFTLYDTFGFPLDLTADICRERNVQLDEAGFDAAMERQKSTARAAGKFKTASVIDYHGVKTRFVGYDTLSQPASITALYVGGVAVDRIAAGQEAIVVLDVSPFYAESGGQAGDAGVLESSGNAFAVADTQKIQPDVFGLHGILTTGTLALGDQLDARVDIARRAQIMRNHSATHLMHKALREVLGAHVAQKGSLVDADKTRFDFSHNAPVSAEQIRLVEQIVNREILSNSATEAQVMGFDAAVSAGAMALFGEKYGDEVRVLSIGSSRELCGGTHVQRTGDIGLFKIVAEGGVAAGIRRVEAVTGEGALALVQTLSSRINDAAAALKAPADELTQRIAQVQEHVKGLEKELTGLKSKLASNQGDELLAQAVDVNGVKVLAAALDGADSATLRETMDKLKSKLKTAAIVLASVSDGKVTLIAGVTADATSRIKAGELVNHVAQQVGGKGGGRADMAQAGGTDPSGLPAALQSVAAWVAERA, encoded by the coding sequence ATGAATTCAGCCGATATCCGCGATAAATTCCTCAAATTTTTCGAATCCAAAGGACATACGATCGTCCGTTCGTCCAGCCTGGTGCCGGGCAACGATCCGACGCTCCTGTTTACTAATTCGGGGATGGTGCAGTTCAAGGACGTGTTCCTCGGCACGGATCAGCGCAATTACGTGCGCGCCACGTCGGTGCAGCGCTGCCTGCGGGCGGGCGGCAAGCACAACGATCTGGAAAATGTCGGTTACACGGCGCGCCACCATACCTTCTTTGAAATGCTGGGTAACTGGTCTTTTGGCGATTACTTCAAGCGCGAATCGCTGAAGTGGGCGTGGGAGTTGCTGACCGTCGTTTATGGCCTGCCTGCCGACAAGCTCTGGGCCACCGTTTATGAAACCGATGACGAAGCGTACGACATCTGGGTCAATGAAATCGGCTTGCCGAAAGAGCGCGTCGTGCGTATCGGCGACAACAAGGGCGCACCGTACGCGTCTGATAATTTCTGGCAAATGGCTGAAACCGGCCCCTGCGGACCCTGTTCCGAAATTTTCTATGACCACGGTGCCGATGTCTGGGGCGGCCCGCCGGGCAGTCCTGACGCCGACGGCGACCGCTATATTGAAATCTGGAACAACGTGTTCATGCAGTTCGATCGTCAGATCGACCCTGCGACCGGCGAAGCGGTACTGTCCCCCTTGCCCGCTCCTTGCGTCGATACCGGCATGGGACTGGAACGACTCGCAGCGATTTTGCAGCATGTCCACAGCAATTACGAAATCGACCTGTTCCAGCGCCTGATTCAGGCGGCTGCGCGCGAAACCGGCATTACCGATTTGCAAGAAAATTCCTTGAAAGTCATCGCCGACCATATTCGCGCGACTTCCTTCCTGATTGTCGATGGCGTGATTCCCGGCAATGAAGGTCGTGGTTATGTGCTGCGCCGTATCATCCGTCGCGCATTGCGTCATGGCCATAAGCTGGGCCAGACCCGGCCGTTTTTCTACAAACTGGTCAAGGATCTGGTCGTCGAAATGGGCGCCGCTTATCCCGAACTGACCGCCGCCGCAGAGCGCGTGGAACAAGTCTTGAAGCAGGAAGAAGAGCGCTTCGGCGAAACGCTGGAACACGGCATGAAAATCCTGGAAGTAGCGCTGACCAAGACCCCGGGCAAACTGGACGGCGACACTGCCTTCACGCTTTACGATACCTTCGGCTTCCCGCTCGACCTGACGGCCGATATCTGCCGTGAACGCAACGTGCAGCTGGACGAAGCCGGTTTCGACGCTGCAATGGAACGTCAGAAATCGACTGCTCGCGCCGCCGGAAAATTCAAGACCGCCTCTGTCATCGATTACCACGGTGTCAAGACCCGCTTCGTCGGTTACGACACGCTGAGCCAGCCGGCCAGCATCACCGCTTTGTATGTCGGCGGCGTTGCTGTCGATCGTATCGCTGCCGGGCAAGAGGCAATCGTGGTACTCGACGTCTCGCCGTTTTATGCGGAATCAGGCGGGCAGGCGGGCGATGCCGGGGTGCTGGAATCGTCCGGTAACGCTTTTGCCGTAGCCGATACGCAAAAAATCCAACCCGATGTTTTTGGTCTTCATGGCATCTTGACGACCGGCACGCTGGCGCTGGGCGATCAGCTCGACGCCCGGGTCGATATCGCGCGCCGTGCGCAAATCATGCGCAACCACTCGGCCACGCATCTGATGCACAAGGCCCTGCGCGAAGTGCTGGGCGCGCATGTCGCGCAAAAAGGCTCGCTGGTGGACGCGGACAAGACCCGTTTCGACTTTAGTCACAACGCCCCGGTGAGCGCCGAGCAGATCCGTCTGGTCGAACAAATCGTCAACCGCGAAATTTTAAGCAACTCCGCGACTGAAGCCCAGGTCATGGGATTTGATGCCGCCGTCAGCGCAGGTGCCATGGCCTTGTTCGGTGAAAAATACGGCGATGAAGTCCGTGTGCTGTCGATAGGCTCGTCGCGGGAACTGTGTGGCGGTACCCATGTGCAGCGCACCGGCGACATCGGCTTGTTCAAGATCGTCGCGGAAGGTGGCGTTGCCGCCGGTATCCGTCGCGTGGAAGCGGTGACGGGCGAAGGCGCGCTGGCGCTGGTTCAGACCTTGAGCAGCCGCATCAATGACGCCGCAGCCGCGTTGAAGGCACCGGCCGATGAACTGACCCAGCGCATTGCGCAGGTGCAGGAGCATGTGAAGGGGCTGGAAAAAGAACTGACCGGACTGAAATCCAAGCTGGCGTCGAATCAGGGCGATGAGTTACTGGCACAAGCCGTTGACGTCAATGGCGTCAAAGTGCTGGCTGCCGCCTTGGACGGAGCCGACAGCGCTACTTTGCGCGAGACGATGGACAAGCTCAAATCCAAACTGAAAACTGCCGCCATCGTACTGGCCTCGGTCAGCGACGGCAAGGTCACACTGATTGCCGGCGTGACAGCCGATGCGACCTCCCGCATCAAGGCCGGTGAGCTGGTCAACCATGTCGCCCAGCAAGTGGGCGGCAAGGGCGGCGGACGGGCCGATATGGCGCAGGCAGGCGGTACGGACCCAAGTGGTTTGCCAGCGGCGCTGCAAAGCGTGGCGGCATGGGTTGCCGAGCGGGCTTGA
- a CDS encoding glutamine--tRNA ligase/YqeY domain fusion protein produces MSKELKNGLPPTPPTNFLRGIIDADIAAGTYANRQDAQGESLPQVVTRFPPEPNGYLHIGHAKSICLNFGLARDYGGRCHLRFDDTNPEKEDQEYVDTIIDSVKWLGFDWHHDGHPHLYYASNYFDFMYAGAQALIRAGHAYVDEQNAERMRETRGTLTEPGIDSPWRNRPAEESLRLFDEMRAGTHADGTLILRAKISMASPNMNLRDPAIYRIRHATHHNTGDKWCVYPMYSFAHPIEDALENISHSICTLEFEDQRPLYDWVLERLAEAGLLQPPAPRQYEFARLNLTYIVTSKRKLKQLVDEKIVDGWDDPRMPTLVGLRRRGYTPEAIRLMCERTGASKHNSWIDYSVLEGALRDDLDPKAARAVAVLNPLKLIIDNFPENADATETACSAPVYPMGHPEHDSAVRRFPISKELWIEREDFMEVPSKGYFRLFPGNRVRLRYGYVVECTGCDKDEQGNITAVHCTYFPDSKSGTPGSATYKVKGNLHWVSAVHALQAEVRLYERLFIDPHPDAGGKDFKAALNPDSRQVLQAYLEPTLQDARPGDLFQFERHGYFVADQLDSTADKLVFNRAVTLKDSWGK; encoded by the coding sequence ATGAGCAAAGAACTAAAAAACGGTCTGCCCCCTACTCCCCCTACCAATTTTCTACGCGGCATCATCGACGCCGACATTGCCGCCGGCACCTATGCCAATCGCCAGGATGCGCAAGGCGAATCGCTGCCACAGGTAGTCACCCGCTTTCCACCAGAACCCAACGGCTACTTGCACATCGGCCATGCCAAATCGATCTGCCTCAATTTCGGCCTGGCGCGCGACTACGGCGGACGTTGCCATTTGCGCTTCGATGATACCAATCCGGAAAAAGAAGATCAGGAATACGTCGATACCATCATCGATTCGGTTAAGTGGCTGGGTTTCGACTGGCACCACGATGGCCACCCGCACCTGTATTACGCCAGTAATTATTTCGATTTCATGTATGCCGGGGCGCAAGCGCTGATACGCGCCGGCCACGCCTACGTCGACGAGCAAAACGCCGAACGCATGCGCGAAACGCGCGGCACGCTGACCGAGCCGGGAATCGACTCGCCGTGGCGCAACCGCCCGGCCGAGGAATCGCTCAGGCTGTTTGATGAAATGCGCGCCGGCACCCATGCCGACGGCACCCTCATCCTGCGCGCCAAAATCTCCATGGCCAGCCCCAACATGAATTTGCGCGATCCGGCCATCTATCGGATACGGCACGCCACCCATCACAATACCGGCGACAAATGGTGCGTCTATCCCATGTACAGCTTCGCGCATCCTATTGAAGATGCGCTGGAAAATATCAGCCATTCAATCTGCACTCTGGAATTCGAAGACCAGCGCCCTCTTTACGACTGGGTACTGGAACGCCTTGCGGAAGCCGGTCTGCTGCAACCGCCCGCACCACGCCAGTATGAATTTGCCCGCCTGAACCTGACCTACATCGTCACCAGCAAGCGCAAGCTCAAACAACTGGTCGATGAAAAAATCGTCGACGGCTGGGATGACCCGCGCATGCCGACGCTGGTCGGTTTGCGCCGGCGCGGCTATACCCCGGAAGCCATCCGCCTGATGTGCGAACGCACCGGTGCCTCCAAGCACAATAGCTGGATCGATTACAGCGTGCTCGAAGGCGCCTTGCGCGACGATCTCGATCCCAAGGCCGCGCGCGCCGTCGCCGTGCTGAATCCGCTGAAACTGATCATCGACAACTTCCCGGAAAATGCGGACGCGACAGAAACCGCCTGTAGCGCACCGGTGTATCCAATGGGTCACCCCGAGCATGACAGCGCAGTGCGCCGTTTTCCGATTTCAAAGGAATTGTGGATAGAACGCGAAGATTTCATGGAAGTCCCCAGCAAAGGCTACTTCCGGCTGTTTCCGGGCAACCGCGTACGCTTGCGCTACGGTTATGTTGTCGAATGCACCGGCTGCGACAAGGACGAGCAAGGCAACATCACCGCCGTCCACTGCACCTATTTCCCGGACAGCAAGAGCGGCACACCGGGCAGCGCCACCTACAAGGTCAAGGGCAACCTGCACTGGGTCAGTGCCGTTCATGCCCTGCAAGCAGAAGTGCGCCTGTATGAGCGCCTGTTTATCGATCCGCATCCCGATGCCGGCGGCAAGGATTTCAAAGCCGCGCTCAATCCCGACTCCCGCCAGGTGCTGCAAGCCTATCTGGAACCGACACTGCAAGACGCCCGTCCCGGCGATCTGTTCCAGTTTGAAAGACATGGTTATTTCGTTGCCGACCAGCTCGACAGCACGGCCGACAAACTGGTATTCAACCGCGCCGTCACGCTGAAAGACAGCTGGGGCAAATAA